The sequence below is a genomic window from Etheostoma cragini isolate CJK2018 chromosome 20, CSU_Ecrag_1.0, whole genome shotgun sequence.
AGAAACATAATGGAGGTGACATTCTCAAAGCAGTGAAtccacttcctcctctctgacctctgaccccctACATCCACCATCCTGACGgcaggaggaagatgaagaggaggataaTAATAGGTGAAGAATcaagaaggggaaaaaacaactttagCATATATCTCTTGGtggcttaatttttttttaccaggacAGAAGTTCAAATTCTCAATATCTTGAAATGGTTAAATGGTTAAATGGAACAGTACTTTTATGAATCAAGCTTTGAATCCATCAAGACAGTTACATTACAAATACTGAATTATGGCCGGctttgtaaaaaactaaaagaaaagtgtgtaCTGCAGAATAACTCtataaaaacaggaacagattGGTTTTAGGTCCAGCAGTCCTTAAGACATTCTCTGGTGTAAATCTTAAATATTGTCAGCACTTGACCCAAATAAAAGATATAGCCTTTCACCCTGGGATccattaaaatcttttttttttctttttttccctatTCTTTATCTTAGGCTATTAACTTCATTTTAAGCAATCttgttgagaaagaaaaaaaaaaaaaaacctgatggATTCAACACCTTGAGAAAAGGATCTATAAAATTCCCAAAATCTGGTCTAAAACAAACTAGAAACTATTGTTTGGTGTGAATATGCTTTTGTTCTTGTAAAATAGGTGAGTCATGCATACCACCACAAATCATGAAAGTGTTGTGTGTTGAGACCATAGACcctttatattaacggtctatggttgaGACAGATCTAGGATcagtttttaaatcaatgcCAGTTTAAGgaaattgtgttattttcattgtttgtcaaAAGTCCAATCACAATGTCGGAGCCGAAGAAGCTCTGTTGCCAGATCTGAAactacacatttgttttattatttttaattaatttgtattatttgaatCTTTGCCACAAATAATGAATGAGACCCTGATTTGTATGCAGACAAGTTTGTTTTCTGGCAATGTTTGGAGAACATGCACTTTTCCTGACCCCATCttagaaaattaattaaattattctaaccaataaacaaaaagaattaCAAGTGGGGTTTTACTTTGGATCTTATAATTAAGACAGAAGCTGATGAAAAATCCCAAAACCTGCCGAGCAGCACTGAAATACACAGGTAATTGCAGGAAATGTATATTCTTGAAAGTAATATATTCTCGGAATTAATAAATTGAGCGGCATTCGACACTACATCTGATGCTAGATCAGTCTTTACTTCTGTTGCTTTGTGTGCTACGGTGAAAGTAAAGGGTCACAACACATTCATTTCTCTGCTGGAAAGCTTTCTCAACCGTCCCTGGTGTGTGTGATAAAGCACCACACACAAGCAATTTGTGAAGTTCTGAAACACACTTGAAGAcaaattggggggggggggggggaatataaaatGAAGGGACAATAAAAATGAGATGGAGAGGGGCACAGGTACAAAAGATACAGTACAGAGTACAGACGGAGGACAGGAGACAGAGTTGAAATGTTGATGAAAGATACAGGGGGGCACCTCTGATGGTGAGATCCTTTTCATGGTAGAAGGACGCCTCTTATGTAACCGTACGAGAAGCTACAATCTGAGAATTGCATCACAAGAGGACTAAGGAAATATAACAGACAAACTAATACAACTAACAAAGAATTGGCagactataaaaataaaaaaacttggCGATTGGCGAAAATAGGCAGGAAAACGTTAACTTCAGCACATGGGGCCGCAGGTATACAGGCTGACATTCACTAAAGCCATTCATGAACAGCATTTGCGGCAGAAATACTGACTGATAGATGTGTGTGAATCCTCATTAAGTTTCAGCTTCCCTGAGCTTCTCTTTGACAAGGTCACCCTTCACTCGTCAGGGAGTTGAGGTCCCAGTTTCATTAAGCCTCCGTTTATGAAAGCCAATTCAGTAACATCTTTTCGGTCAAGAAGCTTTGGAGTCAGGTCATTAGGTACAATTTAATGCCTAACCTCCTGTACTTTGTTCCCCCTCTGGATGCACAGGTGCATGCCTCAAGACCAGGTGCAACATGGTCTTTGAGAGAGCTGGACAAATCTAAGCTAATTCACAATGCAAGGGTGCCCCCTTGTGGTGGCCCACCGTGGTCCACAGAGACCCAGGGCCAATATAGGCCCTGCAGGACCTGCTGCCCAAAATAACATTCCTCCACCGGAGAGGACGACCTCGTTTCTTCTGCCAGccggagaggaaaggaggagaggaggaggaagagaggaggtgACCCATTTAAAGAGACCGGGCACCAGAATGTGGGACTTTGTGTTCATCAGGGGGATTGTGTTATGTGTGGTACAATTGCTCTCGGTAGCGGGAGGTAAAGGAAAGCGTAGAACTAGGAGGAGACCGTAAAATGGTAATGACTTTCATTTCTATGATTGGAAGAGAGGGTTAAAGGAATAAGAATGGGAAACATGGTTTACTTGGCGCTTTGGATCAACACATATCAGATAGCGTATGGGTTAATGATGAACAAGGAGGGACTGAGCCAAAACAGGCATCTTTCTACCTGAAAATGATGCTTTGCAAGTCGAATGGGTACTCTATGATTCCTGTAGTGGGGATGCGCACCCTGAGCACATCCTGTTGAGTGGGAAGATAGCTGGAATCTGCAATACGATCCAGATCGGAAAGATAACTACAGACAGGCCAGTTGAggaaaagagagataaagagagaaaaaaaaaaagacagagaacagTTATATAAAGCGTGACAGGCAATTACCGCAACCCCCTGCCATTCCAGGAAGTGTGGATCAGTCCTGTTGAGGAAGCTTCAGGGGAAAAAAGGCTACATCTCAAAAACATAAGGGTGTTAGTGAGTGTCACTGGTCAACCAACACACACTATCCAAAAACTACCGTAAGACTTCTGAGATTAGCTCGCAACTGCAGCTTTGAGTTTACTTTACTCTCTTCTAAACTGACAATTTGTAGTAGTAGGTCAAGTAGTTTGTGGATTATGTTGCAGAGAGTAAAGTGGCATCAGTGACAATAGTAGCAGTGACATCAGCAAGTATGATATCAAGGATAGCAGGAAGCATAATCCATACTTTTTCACCCCACAGAAAAAGGTGTGTAAGAAAGCCGtttcaattttatatttaaattaaatttttttttgaatcttctgtattttaaattgtgCTCAATTGCTTCACTGATTGTATAACAACTTCCTGGAGAATCATTGACATCACTAATCCTTCTTCATCTGTTATTAAGTGACTGCTGCCCACACGCTACAGTGCAGCACGTCTGGCCTTAGTTTAGATCCTGGAGCCAGAACATTAGCTCAATTCTGAACACAAACCACTGATATCTATCAGATATCTAATGTAGACCTCAGGCTCATTTGATCTAAACATGACATTGTTCTCTGTAGGAGAACTTTGTCTATTCAGACAAATGGGCTCTTGCCAAGTAACAGGCCTTGACCATAGTAACGTGAGTGCATTTGTAGGTTTGCAATTGTCTAGTAATTGCGCTGACAGGTTACTGGAATAGTACACTTGTACACAAATCATTAAGTATTTGTTCTAACTTTTGGCCAATATAATTTacccatttttaaaagtgtacaATTGATAAAAATGTAGCCCCTGCTCCAATAACGTGTTGTTAATCCTGACAGACATCAGAGGTTTCTGTTCTCATAGCTGCGGTGATACTGCAATCCTGGTGCCATAGGGTACCTGAAGATGACGTTCTCCAGGTCAAACGGGTATTCTATAATACCCGTGGTGGGAACACGGACCCTCAGCACATCCTGCTGGGTGGGAACGTATCCCTCTGTAGTCACACGGTCTATATCGCTAAGGTAACTGGAAATATACATGAACGGTGTGGATAACACTGAAATAAAGACATCTTTAAGGACTTTCTATCTCTCCCCCTCACTCTTAcacaggcaaaaaaaagaaaaatacatagcTTACATATTTACCACAttaagcacatttacatgtacatgcCTGCTGACTTGAGACAGCATTAAACTGTAGTACAGCAAGTCCACAACCAGGGGGCACTACAAAGCGAATCAAGGGCCTTTAGCCATTTAACCTGGGGTCACATAGGAAACGGACACATTTGGCTATAAATCTGTGGCTAGGAGCGTACATCTTATACCACTGGCATGCAGATATTAAACACAAAGCTTAACCATTAAATTAAGTCATGGTGAAATGACAGGCAGGACTCACTGAGCCTTTCACATGACTTATGCACTAGAACAATCATCATATACTGTTGATAAACATCCCTCTTTGACAATAAACAATTACAGCGCACAAGTGGCCATCATACCTGTGGCTTGTAGATTTTACATATCAAATTGTTGATTGTAGCCTGCAGATTTTTCAAATTTGCCAATACCACATGTAGACAAAAAGACTAATGTGCTGCCCTGCCCAGTACACATTCCAAACCTCAGAATGGAATTCCAAACCTCAGAATGGAATTATACACAGGTAGTTACAcacagaacatacacacaccaacCGCCACCAAGAATACATCTAAACACACCCCGATTTTCAACATTACTCTCAAAACCGTTAACAACTATGTCTACATATAAAGGGGCaaaaattagcttttttaaaatcatcTTACATTGGCGGGTATCTAGCCATGCTGGTAGTTTCACTAATCATAACAGATAACTAAAACAGGTATTTGAAAAACGGTCAACCGCAACATGTCTGTACATAAACAATGTGAGGAAAACGGTTATGTTACTTTTCCTGAATTTGATGAACTGCCCTTGTTAATATTTTCCTATGCTTACAAATGTTAACTGTCTTATTAATTTAAGCACAGACACAAGTACATTGTTCAATTCCTGGATGCATATTTGGttgctacaaacacacacaaagcttttTACACATAATACATTACTGTACGGTTGAAACAGACACAGGTTTTGGGAACTTAGACAGTATTCTTCATTATTAGGcacaaattacttttatttactgttgGAATTTTGTATTGAAAATTGACCCTAATCAAATCATTGCAAATGCAGAATTTTGCGCTACAAAATGATTATATCGACAAAGTATAATCCAATTAGAGAATAGCTCCGGATTGTTAAGACTCAATAGTTACTTTAACACTGATAAATCTGTTATCAGTTCCCAAACCAGCACAACAGAcataactcactcactcacacattgTGTCCCAGTCACGCAAATACCATTCTTTGATCCTAAACAAACATCAGACtgggggcctgttgcacgaaagtagaataaagatattcaggataagtgaaaaagcgcagcttgacttacaGTGATCCGCTCATAGCGGCTTAAttggttgcacgtttgccgagccaggattaacaggtgaagctatgtcaagccaggtggtgatagctgggataagtgcacgttcacggctttcttaaatagaccacggtatcgatcacagatttagtgatgaaatggagaagacgcatgcgccatatgtttcacccaatgagcagcagcttttttttttttttacaaagttgagGCTACactgttttaattgctttaaacatgctagtttcatgtttctgtttttatgtgataaatgtgtatgtaaaacaatattcatgtgttgtttttaattcttctgaataagtgacagcaccaaaataaaaagattaagcgGCATTGTGGGGTTCCcagtgtgatgaatgtaaactatactatatatgtatataggtCACATTATTGGTCCAGTGATGTGAGacttattgagaaggttatgaaaccaaagtaagctatgataaaaaaaaaaaaaacattaggcctaaaTATTatggagtaacacaaactgtcctttattagagaaggacgagcaacaagaaaatgaaatcatgaatgaaTTGGtatctgaccagtctgccataattatcatctgggaatatcgctgcATTGTCACACTCAATCTCCGGAGAACGTCCTTTATAAACCTGCAGCCGCACAGACCACGGACgccgcgctgctcatctctatttttacagagagagtggacactgacgcgacGCACAGGTCTGTCGGCAGGCAGCCGCCACCGGGCAACGGGCCACGCGCCAGGCAGCCTCCAAGTACTGACTCTCCTGAGCCACTCtgcatctgggtgccagtgcaaccacttctaaccatctaaacaactgcaatagtAGGGGTTTAAACCAAACTtgtgacaacaatagtgacaaatagtgcatgttaataaaaataaatcagaacacatgcagaagacaacggaataacttaaacacgtttatttcagatcagagcggcagctgatttaacacatgagactccaggattacttagcctggctgttagcctgctctggaccaggctagctgcAAAGAAtgaatctccatggttacttgtctgggtttaattcaacctggttttgtgcaaccaagtcaaagctaaatttatccaggataacttgaatatcccggcttaatcccttatccgggtttcgtgcaacaggcccctgatGTCTACGcatagagacacaaacacacacagacagacagagaaacagacgtACTATTTAGTGGAGTCAGAGAGCTGGTACTCTCGGCGGCGGTCATAGGCCTCCTGGATCCCTGGGTCGGACCAGAGGCATTTGATAGCTGCAATGTAGGGATAGTCAAACCCATTGATCTTCTCAATGTCCACCTCCTTCACGAGCATGGCATTAGACTGGGGggaaaagatgacataaatcaAGCTGTGGAATAATGACCAATGGGGAGGAGCAgtgcaaaaaaagcaacaagatGTATCAAGTAGTTACTTAAGATaagagatatactgtatgtgcagtaGGTAACTTCCCCCCACTGTCCGTCTCGACCCCGTATCTTATCCTAACCACGGCCACATATTCTAATGATTCCAAAGACACAACTGGTCTAACTGAAGGATGtagggtggctgtggctcagtggtagaatggttgcctgccaattggaaggtttgtggttggatccctggccctgcagtcccatgtcaaagtgtccttgggcaagacactgaaccccgaattTTCCCCCGATGCTACGCcttcggagtgtaaatgtgtgtgaatgttcatctgatgagcaggttgcACCACAGTGTATTAATGTGTGCGTTTTGGTGAATGGCTCCTATAATATTAAAAAGTGCTTTAAGTagtcctttttcttttatataaaagGGTAAAATGTATTGATGTGAAAATGAAGAGCTTGTGCCAATTTATCAAAAGTGTCTTAAAAAGAAAGTATTTACAACCCTTGCAAGATGGATATTGGACAACGGTCACTATAAGGAAgaagtctctctgtctgtcctctgatATTCTGTTCATCCGATTGACTGCACACTTGgattatgtacagtacacactgtaGCGGTCTGATGTTTCTACTTTTAtgctggtgtgtgcgtcgagcCGGCGTGTGTATGTGGTAGAGCGAGGGCAAAGTGAGAGAGTTACGGCGATTAGCTTCCAAGAGAGTACCGACTCTAGtaatagtgagagaaacaaagtgtctcccctgttctttctgacccCGGTGGGATATCTGTAGCAAGAAAAGTTAACCCTTCCCTTGTTTTAaggtttatggagaaggagagcCAGGAAACGAgtcgggggaaatgcaacgctaccaaatCACGACCAAGTGGCATGCGTCGCTGCGACGTGTAGTACATTCTTTTTGAGAGGTTCCTCTATGGTAATTTTGTAGTGGTGGCCCACCACAGCAACATTTCTGCCACCACCgtatcagaaatagggctgTAAAGAAAATGTAGTCACGGTTGCTTTCAAACTATCCTGCCGTCATAATGCTGTCGCTCAAATTGCAGTATAATAAATAGAACTCTTCAGAGGTTATTGGGCCACTAcagtttaactccacatactgttgtgttgatgtagtttGTTGTCAAAACGTTCACTTCCTTCCGAGTCCAAAATTAAATGTACAGCTCCACCAACAAACGTCACCACGTTCactatagttctttaaaaaatggttgttgttcggacagacctgcccccggtgttaaataaatcttaaaaaggaaacactgtacGTGCGTAGCAGCGGCGTCGATTTTatgcaaacatacaaaacagcctttattgttatatttaaacTCTTTAGCAGAGGTGTTCATTTCCAAACAGGATTGGTGGCTCGACGGTTAACATAGGAATTTGATTTGCAGATGTCTGTTGAGGACGGTACCGTTATTGATGTTATAGCGTAAGTTAGCAGCACACTTAAACCGGACCTAGAGTGAGTCGAGCGCTCTCTTTGCCCATCAGCTCCGAGATGATGTCATGTTCTGCTGTGTGCTCAGAAGTGGTGAATTTAAAGCTCAAAGCAAATTAATACAACATTGTTTGATATCTAGTGTTggcaaaaatgcctttttattgacttttagCGAAATGCTCTTAGTGAATTTAAGCTgtgattttattgtgaagggtagaCATGGAAGCGCCAGCGTAATAAGTCCTGAGGCTTGCTTAAAATAAAGCCAATGTCTGATTGTGCATAAAGCCTATGTTGTCTCCCAAAATCTATTCTAATGACATATAAAACATAGCTAGTTGTGCGGTGCAGAAGATACCAAATCCAGAAAGAACACCTTTCAAATAATCGAAGGCAACTCTGGAACGAATGAGTAGTAGGTCATTTTCTTTGTATGCTGGTCATTCCTTACCCGATTCTGTTCAAATTTGTAGGGGATCTTAAGAGTCTCAGTGGCGCGGATCATGGACTGCATGGAGGTGAAGATGTTTTGGTAAACAAGCCGGATGAAGCCTCTCTTATCTTCGTCTGAGTACCCAGCTCCATGAATGATCCTCATCTGCTTGATGAAGGTGCTCTTGCCACTTTCTCCCGTACCTGAAAAGGACAAGGGAGGCATATAGTTAGATAGTGCAGCAAACGTATGTTGTACCAGTGGCTTTGGTCAACTtcatcaacactttttttgtaggATTTTTCCCctgttttttccctgtttttttaaagcgtgTTTTCcaagtttgtcacttttttttttttgcatttttttttaacctttttgtcactttttcccaatgtttttaaagatttttccaaagttttttttgtaatagtgTAACAGTGAGACGGCATGGCAAAGACCTGTAATCACATCCATAATGCAAACGGTCagacaaaaagaccaaaaaaaggaTGCAAGCGGTGTAACATTGCATATAAACATTTGAAATCAGTCTGTTGAGATGGGCAGTCTTGTTTCTGACAGTTTTCAGTATTATAAGCAAAAAACACTctacactacatttatttatcaaGGGTACCGAGAAGATGGGAGGAGAGTAAGACAAAGGTGTGGTAAGAGACATCCAAAGAATAATGCCATTCTTCATAAACCTACACAATCAAGTCCTTGGCCACTTTCCAATAACAGTCATTTATCTATGCATCAAGTGTTAATCACAAGATTGTTTTTGGAGGTACTAGAAGTTATTTGGTAGTGAAATTAATTGAAATGAAGTAATCTGTACTGTGTACTGATGCCATTGTTCAGGTATGCTGCTACTGTATAGCCaacctgttcagtaacacttgaaaatatacgtttttctcgcctaaatttttacccttaaaaaagtgctgctgtttccacatgctttggccctctgggatgacccattgggaagttaacacgcccaacttgttgtttctagtggcagtgtgacactaggccttactgacacagagctacagaggttagaacacagaatttctatttccgtccaagtaaatcatctgaaaaattaataaaaagccatactgtaagcatattacatgggctatatactaaaatagtaccctagccacgtctcaacttagaacagaaaaaatgacttataaaatggattttatatgaatatatttctacagatatgtctgtgcgttagtcttatttcttatttctaaaacagccaaaaaagtgctaaatacaaaacttctgaaatactaaaacacatccacatcactcacagatatgtctgaaagaagtacatacatagatttatagaaataagtaatcataatttcatgaaatggtgaaatgccatcagaagtccatatttttgccttcagacagctgtaagagaccacaggtatagtttttgttggccatgtttggtatcaatccaccagtcttcttattggctacacagggatgccagttttatgaccttatcttctaatt
It includes:
- the gna11b gene encoding guanine nucleotide-binding protein subunit alpha-11b isoform X1, coding for MTLESMMACCLSEEAKESKRINAEIDKQLRRDKRDSRRELKLLLLGTGESGKSTFIKQMRIIHGAGYSDEDKRGFIRLVYQNIFTSMQSMIRATETLKIPYKFEQNRSNAMLVKEVDIEKINGFDYPYIAAIKCLWSDPGIQEAYDRRREYQLSDSTKYYLSDLDRIADSSYLPTQQDVLRVRIPTTGIIEYPFDLQSIIFRMVDVGGQRSERRKWIHCFENVTSIMFLVALSEYDQVLVESDNENRMEESKALFRTIITYPWFQNSSVILFLNKKDLLEEKISYSHLVDYFPEFDGPQRDAQAAREFILKMFVDLNPDSDKIIYSHFTCATDTENIRFVFAAVKDTILQLNLKEYNLV
- the gna11b gene encoding guanine nucleotide-binding protein subunit alpha-11b isoform X2, encoding MTLESMMACCLSEEAKESKRINAEIDKQLRRDKRDSRRELKLLLLGTGESGKSTFIKQMRIIHGAGYSDEDKRGFIRLVYQNIFTSMQSMIRATETLKIPYKFEQNRSNAMLVKEVDIEKINGFDYPYIAAIKCLWSDPGIQEAYDRRREYQLSDSTKYYLSDIDRVTTEGYVPTQQDVLRVRVPTTGIIEYPFDLENVIFRMVDVGGQRSERRKWIHCFENVTSIMFLVALSEYDQVLVESDNENRMEESKALFRTIITYPWFQNSSVILFLNKKDLLEEKISYSHLVDYFPEFDGPQRDAQAAREFILKMFVDLNPDSDKIIYSHFTCATDTENIRFVFAAVKDTILQLNLKEYNLV